One Streptosporangiales bacterium DNA segment encodes these proteins:
- a CDS encoding branched-chain amino acid ABC transporter permease encodes MNAVRNLDALLRKSFGRLAWPLSLAGAVLMLVGTLLPWTYDDDILDDLTLYFYPAGPQVYTLVLSLVAFLMLLSVRGPLSARLRTVLPNAESGARTTGFFSFLVVWLVLLGIAVSLGGFINLDPGGWVSGAGALLLLVATRALPESALRVPEWRLPDWAQILVIAATLGLVLWGSAYALGREDAWVFVDFLVFATGLVLASRTVGLLGYVGEVAARFRRVTLLAAFLVAFLFPFTQDGSDANMSIAAQVLVFATTAIGLNIVVGLAGLLDLGYIAFLGSGAYVGAMLSNSAFATIGWKPPFLVVVVLGAVIAACFGLIIGSPTLRVSGDYLAIVTLAFGEIFKITMNNLDGTNGPDLTNGPNGIPGIPDLRIGSFDFGDPHIVFGIEIGRFANYYILLLAVIALVILAFVRLNDSRIGRGWVAIREDERAADAMGINTFGLKLLAFAGGAFLAGLAGTIKAHHDVSVTPDQYQFLESAFLLSAVVLGGMGTVAGVLLGATILKLLPEKLRFFSDYRLLLFGLLLVVMMRFRPEGIIASKRRQLELHEEDEKLASELEGQVADTEVPTK; translated from the coding sequence ATGAACGCCGTGCGAAACCTCGACGCGTTGCTGCGCAAGAGCTTCGGCCGACTCGCCTGGCCGTTGTCGCTCGCGGGCGCCGTGCTCATGCTGGTCGGCACCCTGCTGCCGTGGACCTACGACGACGACATCCTCGACGACCTCACGCTGTACTTCTACCCGGCAGGGCCGCAGGTCTACACGCTCGTCCTGTCCCTCGTCGCGTTCCTCATGCTGCTGTCCGTCCGCGGCCCGCTGTCCGCACGTCTGCGCACGGTCCTGCCCAACGCCGAGAGCGGCGCCCGCACGACCGGCTTCTTCTCCTTCCTCGTGGTGTGGCTCGTCCTGCTGGGCATCGCCGTCAGCCTCGGCGGCTTCATCAACCTCGACCCCGGTGGCTGGGTCTCCGGCGCCGGCGCACTGCTCCTGCTCGTCGCGACACGCGCCCTGCCCGAGAGCGCGCTCCGCGTCCCCGAGTGGCGGCTGCCCGACTGGGCGCAGATCCTGGTGATCGCCGCGACCCTCGGGCTCGTGCTCTGGGGCAGCGCGTACGCGCTGGGCCGCGAGGACGCCTGGGTCTTCGTCGACTTCCTGGTGTTCGCCACCGGACTCGTCCTCGCCTCGCGGACGGTCGGGCTCCTCGGCTACGTGGGCGAGGTGGCGGCGAGGTTCCGCCGCGTCACGCTGCTGGCCGCGTTCCTCGTCGCGTTCCTCTTCCCGTTCACCCAGGACGGCAGCGACGCCAACATGTCGATCGCCGCACAGGTCCTGGTCTTCGCGACGACGGCCATCGGCCTCAACATCGTGGTCGGTCTCGCCGGCCTGCTCGACCTCGGCTACATCGCCTTCCTCGGCTCCGGCGCGTACGTCGGCGCGATGCTGTCGAACTCCGCGTTCGCCACCATCGGCTGGAAGCCGCCGTTCCTCGTCGTCGTGGTCCTCGGCGCGGTGATCGCGGCATGCTTCGGCCTCATCATCGGCAGTCCGACGCTGCGGGTCAGCGGTGACTACCTCGCCATCGTCACGCTGGCGTTCGGCGAGATCTTCAAGATCACCATGAACAACCTGGACGGCACCAACGGACCGGACCTCACCAACGGGCCGAACGGCATCCCCGGCATCCCCGACCTGCGGATCGGGTCGTTCGACTTCGGCGACCCGCACATCGTCTTCGGCATCGAGATCGGCCGCTTCGCGAACTACTACATCCTCCTGTTGGCGGTCATCGCGCTCGTGATCCTCGCGTTCGTCCGGCTCAACGACTCACGCATCGGGCGCGGCTGGGTGGCGATCCGCGAGGACGAGCGGGCGGCCGACGCGATGGGGATCAACACGTTCGGTCTGAAGCTCCTCGCCTTCGCCGGCGGCGCGTTCCTCGCCGGTCTCGCCGGCACGATCAAGGCGCACCACGACGTGTCGGTCACCCCCGACCAGTACCAGTTCCTCGAGTCCGCGTTCCTGCTCTCCGCCGTCGTGCTCGGCGGCATGGGCACGGTCGCGGGCGTCCTGCTCGGCGCGACGATCCTCAAGCTCCTGCCGGAGAAGCTCCGGTTCTTCTCCGACTACCGGCTGCTGCTCTTCGGCCTGCTGCTCGTCGTGATGATGCGCTTCCGGCCGGAGGGCATCATCGCGAGCAAGCGCCGGCAGCTCGAACTGCACGAGGAGGACGAGAAGCTCGCGTCCGAGCTCGAGGGCCAGGTCGCCGACACGGAGGTGCCGACGAAATGA
- a CDS encoding ATP-binding cassette domain-containing protein produces MTTTPVETTDSTTGGPQDAPPVLRAHGITMRFGGLVAVNNVDFQVHDQEIVGLIGPNGAGKTTFFNCLTGMYRPTRGRVTYRGRRLPPQPRLVARAGVARTFQNIRLFGNMTALENVMVGRYCRTRSGVLTSIVRGPRYRREERETLDRSRELLSFVGLSAVGNSLARNLSYGDQRRLEIARALATDPGLLLLDEPTAGMNPQETGQATDLIFAIRERGLGVVVIEHDMRFIFRLCDRITCLVRGEVLVEGTAEQVQSDERVIEAYLGTGPTQDDKADGSGEAAT; encoded by the coding sequence ATGACCACCACACCGGTCGAGACGACCGACAGCACCACCGGCGGACCGCAGGACGCCCCGCCCGTCCTGCGGGCACACGGCATCACGATGCGCTTCGGCGGCCTCGTCGCCGTCAACAACGTCGACTTCCAGGTGCACGACCAGGAGATCGTCGGACTGATCGGGCCCAACGGCGCGGGCAAGACGACGTTCTTCAACTGCCTCACCGGGATGTACCGACCGACCCGCGGCAGGGTGACGTACCGCGGCAGGCGGCTGCCGCCGCAGCCCCGTCTCGTCGCCCGCGCCGGGGTGGCACGCACGTTCCAGAACATCAGGCTGTTCGGCAACATGACCGCGCTCGAGAACGTCATGGTCGGCCGCTACTGCCGCACCAGGTCGGGAGTGCTCACCTCCATCGTCCGGGGGCCGCGCTACCGGCGGGAGGAGCGCGAGACGCTCGACCGGTCGCGTGAGCTGCTCTCCTTCGTGGGGCTCTCCGCCGTCGGCAACAGCCTCGCGCGCAACCTCTCGTACGGCGACCAGCGCCGGCTCGAGATCGCCCGGGCACTCGCGACCGATCCCGGCCTGCTGCTGCTCGACGAGCCGACCGCCGGCATGAACCCGCAGGAGACCGGGCAGGCCACCGACCTCATCTTCGCGATCCGCGAACGCGGGCTCGGCGTCGTCGTCATCGAGCACGACATGCGGTTCATCTTCCGGCTGTGCGACCGGATCACCTGTCTCGTGCGGGGCGAGGTACTCGTCGAGGGCACGGCCGAGCAGGTGCAGTCGGACGAGCGCGTCATCGAGGCTTACCTCGGCACCGGCCCGACCCAGGACGACAAGGCCGACGGCTCCGGGGAGGCCGCCACGTGA
- a CDS encoding ATP-binding cassette domain-containing protein, with protein MSPILEVTDLEVAYGKIKAVKGISFSVEEGQLVSLIGTNGAGKTTTLRTISGLLRPESGTVSFQGTRIDQVPAHLVVERGLAHVPEGRHIFPRMTVEENLLLGAYTRKGQNVSGDLTKVYELFPVLKERRRQQAGTFSGGEQQMLAIGRALMCDPTLLMLDEPSMGLSPIMMARIMDTLTELRERGTTILLVEQNAQAALELADYSHVLEIGTIVLSDTGRNLLGNAEVRKAYLGED; from the coding sequence GTGAGCCCCATCCTGGAGGTCACCGACCTCGAAGTCGCGTACGGCAAGATCAAGGCGGTCAAGGGCATCAGCTTCTCCGTCGAGGAGGGCCAGCTCGTCAGCCTCATCGGCACCAACGGTGCCGGCAAGACCACGACCCTGCGCACGATCTCCGGCCTGTTGCGCCCCGAGTCGGGCACGGTGTCGTTCCAGGGCACGCGGATCGACCAGGTCCCCGCCCACCTCGTCGTGGAGCGCGGCCTCGCCCACGTGCCCGAGGGCCGCCATATCTTCCCGCGCATGACCGTCGAGGAGAACCTCCTGCTCGGCGCGTACACCCGCAAGGGGCAGAACGTCAGCGGCGACCTCACCAAGGTCTACGAGCTGTTCCCCGTGCTGAAGGAACGCCGCCGCCAGCAGGCGGGCACGTTCTCCGGCGGCGAGCAGCAGATGCTCGCGATAGGCCGCGCGCTGATGTGCGACCCGACGCTGCTGATGCTCGACGAGCCGTCGATGGGGCTGTCGCCCATCATGATGGCGCGGATCATGGACACGCTCACCGAGCTGCGCGAGCGCGGCACGACGATCCTGCTGGTCGAGCAGAACGCCCAGGCCGCGCTCGAGCTCGCCGACTACAGTCACGTGCTCGAGATCGGCACGATCGTGCTGTCCGACACCGGCCGCAACCTGCTGGGCAACGCCGAGGTACGTAAGGCCTACCTCGGCGAGGACTGA
- the murQ gene encoding N-acetylmuramic acid 6-phosphate etherase, with protein sequence MTAPVDGPTEERNPRTADIDRLPAIDVLRLLNAEDALVANAVADVLPELAKAVDIVVERLRIGGHLHYFGAGTSGRLAALDAAELPPTFSVPAGLVVAHHAGGSAALTQAAENVEDDEEAGAAEASVLGPDDVAIGIAASGRTPYVAGALRRARERGAATVLVTANPASPLASLADVHVGPDTGAEAIAGSTRLKAGTATKLVLNSLSTAAMVLLGRTYSNLMVHLLATNEKLRGRSVRILVEATGAEQETCAGALADAGGDLRVALVALLSGVPTTQAADALAQTDGTVREALAKLQA encoded by the coding sequence ATGACGGCGCCCGTCGACGGTCCCACCGAGGAGCGCAATCCGCGTACCGCCGACATCGACCGCCTCCCTGCGATCGACGTCCTCCGGTTGCTCAACGCCGAGGACGCACTGGTCGCCAACGCCGTCGCCGACGTGCTGCCCGAACTGGCGAAGGCGGTCGACATCGTCGTCGAACGGCTGCGCATCGGCGGACACCTGCACTACTTCGGCGCGGGCACATCGGGCCGGCTGGCCGCGCTCGACGCGGCCGAGCTGCCGCCGACGTTCTCCGTCCCGGCGGGTCTCGTCGTCGCCCACCACGCCGGCGGGTCCGCCGCGCTGACCCAGGCCGCCGAGAACGTCGAGGACGACGAGGAGGCGGGCGCCGCCGAGGCCTCGGTCCTCGGCCCCGACGACGTGGCGATCGGCATCGCGGCGAGCGGGCGCACGCCGTACGTCGCGGGAGCGCTGCGCCGGGCGCGGGAACGCGGCGCGGCCACCGTCCTCGTCACCGCGAACCCGGCGTCCCCGCTCGCGTCGCTCGCCGACGTGCACGTCGGCCCGGACACCGGTGCGGAGGCGATCGCCGGCAGCACCAGGCTGAAGGCGGGCACGGCCACGAAGCTCGTGCTGAACTCCCTGTCGACCGCCGCGATGGTGTTGCTCGGCCGCACGTACTCGAACCTGATGGTGCACCTGCTCGCGACGAACGAGAAGCTCAGGGGCCGGTCGGTGCGCATCCTCGTCGAGGCGACGGGCGCGGAACAGGAGACGTGCGCCGGCGCGCTCGCCGACGCCGGCGGTGACCTCAGGGTGGCACTCGTCGCGCTGCTGTCCGGCGTGCCCACCACGCAGGCCGCCGACGCACTCGCCCAGACCGACGGCACCGTGCGCGAGGCCCTCGCCAAGCTCCAGGCGTAG
- a CDS encoding SIS domain-containing protein, which yields MCGGGRVSGSQSPPQAGGVQVRIRALLPSLRPAEQRVAEHILADPAGAPNLTITELARTCGTSETTVIRFCRAIGFDGYPGLRLALASDAGREAGSDSSGVGGDISLSDGLADVVQKVTWHDARAIEDTAKQLDVETLELVVDAVTRASRVDVYGVGASAFVALDLQQKLYRIGLHAFAWSDTHVMLTSAALLGADDVAFAISHSGETDDTIDALGQAAANGATTVALTNFPRSRIASTADHVLSTAAREMTFRSGATASRIAQLSVIDCVFVGVAQRTYDDARDALEATYLAVQSRRGGAGQARRKGR from the coding sequence GTGTGTGGAGGCGGCAGGGTGAGCGGTTCGCAATCACCGCCGCAGGCCGGTGGCGTGCAGGTACGCATTCGCGCGCTGCTCCCGTCGCTGCGCCCGGCCGAACAACGCGTCGCCGAGCACATCCTGGCCGACCCGGCCGGTGCTCCGAACCTCACGATCACCGAGCTGGCGCGCACCTGCGGCACCTCGGAGACGACGGTCATCCGCTTCTGCCGCGCGATCGGATTCGACGGCTATCCGGGCCTGCGCCTCGCCCTGGCGTCCGACGCGGGCCGCGAGGCAGGCTCCGACTCCTCCGGCGTCGGCGGCGACATCTCGCTGTCCGACGGGCTGGCGGACGTCGTCCAGAAGGTCACCTGGCACGATGCCCGCGCCATCGAGGACACCGCGAAGCAGCTCGACGTCGAGACGCTGGAGCTGGTCGTCGACGCGGTGACGCGTGCCTCGCGGGTCGACGTCTACGGCGTCGGCGCGAGCGCGTTCGTGGCGCTCGACCTCCAGCAGAAGCTGTACCGCATCGGGCTGCATGCGTTCGCGTGGTCCGACACCCACGTCATGCTCACCAGCGCCGCATTGCTCGGGGCTGACGACGTCGCGTTCGCGATCTCCCACTCCGGCGAGACCGACGACACGATCGACGCCCTGGGGCAGGCGGCCGCCAATGGCGCCACGACCGTGGCGCTGACGAACTTCCCCCGGTCGCGGATCGCGAGCACCGCCGACCACGTGCTGAGCACCGCGGCGCGGGAGATGACGTTCAGGTCGGGCGCCACCGCCAGCAGGATCGCCCAGCTCAGCGTGATCGACTGTGTGTTCGTCGGCGTCGCGCAGCGCACCTACGACGACGCGCGCGACGCGCTCGAGGCGACGTACCTCGCGGTCCAGTCGCGACGCGGCGGCGCCGGCCAGGCGCGCAGGAAGGGCCGATGA
- a CDS encoding glycoside hydrolase family 3 protein: MTHDNGGAANDLDGQVRATLSRLSLEQKVGQLFVTCVYGSDAERPAPGDEARNRDEFGLASPADVVRKYQLGGVAYFTWAGNTHTPEQVAWLSNGLQRAAMEDGPAVPLFVATDQEQGAVVRLGPPFTELPGNMALGAAGSERDAQRAALVTGRELRAVGINQDYAPAVDVNVNPRNPVIGVRSFGSDPELVARLAGAQVRGYREAGIIATAKHFPGHGDTSVDSHVGVPVVKHEREEWDRVDAAPFRAVVADDVDAVMTGHIVVPALDPSGDPATLSAPVLTGVLREELGFDGLVVTDSLRMQGVRSTYGDDRVPVLALLAGADQLLMPPNLDLAFHSVLAAVRAGELTEERIDRSVERVLRLKYRRGLFAGPYVRPDAAGRTVGMRRHSDSADRIADRTVTVVRDDAGLVPLDPAWQAVLVVGSGERATSTLAKELEAYASWTCAVDTGDSPGDDEIRSAVARAKHHDVVVLLTRKAWDVAGTDPTGGQRRLMAALIGTRARVVVVAVRDPYDLAYANDATTCVATYCDNGTSMRALARVLVGAVEPRGQLPVELTGLV, encoded by the coding sequence ATGACACACGACAACGGCGGCGCGGCGAACGACCTCGACGGGCAGGTGCGCGCCACACTGTCGCGGCTCAGCCTCGAGCAGAAGGTCGGCCAGCTGTTCGTCACGTGCGTGTACGGGTCCGATGCCGAGCGTCCCGCACCGGGGGACGAGGCGCGCAATCGCGACGAGTTCGGCCTCGCGAGCCCGGCCGACGTCGTCAGGAAGTACCAGCTCGGCGGCGTCGCGTACTTCACCTGGGCGGGCAACACCCACACGCCGGAACAGGTCGCGTGGCTGTCGAACGGGCTCCAGCGTGCGGCGATGGAGGACGGGCCGGCCGTGCCGCTCTTCGTCGCCACGGACCAGGAACAGGGCGCCGTCGTCCGTCTCGGGCCGCCGTTCACCGAGCTGCCGGGCAACATGGCGCTCGGCGCCGCGGGCAGTGAGCGCGACGCGCAGCGGGCGGCACTGGTCACCGGACGCGAGCTGCGCGCGGTCGGGATCAACCAGGACTACGCGCCCGCGGTCGACGTCAACGTCAACCCGCGCAACCCGGTGATAGGCGTCCGGTCGTTCGGCTCCGACCCCGAGCTCGTCGCGCGGCTCGCCGGGGCGCAGGTGCGCGGGTACCGCGAGGCGGGCATCATCGCGACGGCCAAGCACTTTCCCGGCCACGGCGACACGTCCGTCGACAGTCACGTCGGCGTCCCGGTCGTGAAGCACGAGCGGGAGGAGTGGGATCGCGTCGACGCCGCCCCGTTCCGCGCGGTGGTCGCCGACGACGTCGACGCCGTGATGACCGGCCACATCGTCGTGCCGGCGCTCGACCCGTCCGGTGATCCCGCCACGCTGTCCGCGCCGGTGCTGACGGGTGTGCTCCGTGAGGAGCTCGGTTTCGACGGCCTCGTGGTGACCGACTCCCTGCGCATGCAGGGGGTCCGGTCGACGTACGGCGACGACCGCGTGCCGGTGCTCGCGCTGCTGGCGGGCGCCGACCAGCTCCTGATGCCGCCGAACCTCGACCTCGCGTTCCACTCCGTGCTCGCGGCCGTCCGCGCGGGCGAGCTCACCGAGGAGCGCATCGACCGCTCCGTCGAGCGGGTGCTGCGGCTGAAGTACCGCCGTGGCCTGTTCGCGGGTCCCTACGTACGGCCCGATGCCGCGGGCCGCACCGTCGGCATGCGCCGCCACTCCGACAGCGCCGACAGGATCGCTGACCGTACGGTGACGGTCGTCCGCGACGACGCCGGGCTCGTGCCTCTCGACCCCGCGTGGCAGGCGGTGCTCGTCGTGGGTTCGGGGGAGCGCGCCACGTCGACGCTGGCGAAGGAGCTCGAGGCGTACGCGTCGTGGACCTGCGCGGTCGACACCGGCGACTCCCCGGGCGACGACGAGATCAGGTCGGCTGTGGCGCGCGCGAAGCACCACGACGTCGTCGTGCTCCTGACCAGGAAGGCGTGGGACGTCGCGGGCACCGATCCCACCGGCGGTCAGCGACGCCTGATGGCGGCGCTGATCGGCACCCGCGCGCGGGTCGTCGTGGTGGCGGTGCGCGATCCGTACGACCTCGCGTACGCCAACGACGCGACGACGTGCGTCGCCACGTACTGCGACAACGGCACCTCGATGCGTGCTCTCGCACGGGTTCTCGTGGGCGCCGTCGAGCCGCGGGGACAGCTGCCCGTCGAGCTCACGGGCCTGGTGTGA
- a CDS encoding pyridoxamine 5'-phosphate oxidase family protein, which yields MPSPRSNDRRRQSALSGTPRTRLNRNKDRTVTDRAMLTEILEQGMFCHLGVVVDGAPLVMPTAYGVDLSPTAPDAPDGTLYVHGSVAAKSLVASPEQTVCVTVTHVDGLVLARSGFHHSVNYRSAMVLARPRLVTGDAKHHALDLIVEHLVPGRTTALRPPTRKDLAATTVLALPLTEVSVKMRSGAVSEEESDIGLPIWAGVMPLRMVADPPQTSDDCAEPVPDHVLQRAADLA from the coding sequence ATGCCCTCACCACGGTCGAATGACCGCCGGAGGCAGTCAGCACTGTCCGGTACGCCACGAACCCGGTTGAACCGCAACAAGGATCGCACCGTCACCGATCGCGCCATGCTGACGGAGATCCTCGAGCAGGGCATGTTCTGCCATCTCGGCGTCGTCGTCGACGGCGCGCCGCTCGTGATGCCGACGGCGTACGGCGTCGACCTCTCCCCGACCGCGCCGGACGCCCCCGACGGCACGCTGTACGTGCACGGCTCGGTGGCCGCCAAGAGCCTGGTGGCCTCGCCCGAGCAGACGGTGTGCGTCACCGTCACCCACGTCGACGGCCTGGTGCTCGCGCGTTCCGGCTTCCACCACTCGGTCAACTACCGCAGCGCGATGGTGCTCGCGCGCCCGCGCCTGGTGACCGGCGACGCGAAGCACCACGCGCTCGACCTCATCGTCGAGCACCTCGTCCCCGGCCGGACGACGGCCCTGCGACCGCCCACCCGCAAGGACCTCGCGGCCACGACGGTGCTCGCGCTGCCGTTGACGGAGGTCTCGGTCAAGATGCGTTCGGGCGCCGTCAGCGAGGAGGAGTCCGACATCGGCCTGCCGATCTGGGCCGGCGTCATGCCGTTGCGCATGGTCGCCGACCCGCCGCAGACCTCCGACGACTGCGCCGAGCCGGTCCCCGACCACGTGCTGCAGCGCGCCGCCGACCTCGCCTGA
- a CDS encoding VWA domain-containing protein, whose protein sequence is MTPPSTRRRCVRPRSRFWTTCAPPACSPSTCEETDMTVTGIEPTDLGVCGRLGDEHGALPLTAVEIEGDVCELVATTTVRQTFRNTRDTALEATYVFPLPDRAGVTSFVADLAGRVVEGRLDERGRARQEYDEAVAAGHRAAIAEEERPGVFTMRVGNLLPGEEAVVTLTMTGPLPVDDGVAEYRFPLVVAPRYVPGVPLGGADVGTGVARDTDRVPDASRITPPVLLPGQESPVALSLRATLRVPGLATADLASTLHNVETREADGAVEVELRPGERLDRDVLLRWPVAADVLRTTALVTVDGDGDAAGGTWQVTVVPPAPPATSRPRDVVVVLDRSGSMSGWKMVAARRAAARVVDTLGTRDRFAVLAFDNTVERPPEAEGLAAATDRSRWSAVSWLAELQARGGTDLLASLREAVGLLADDSGESRDRYVVLVTDGQVGNEDEVLRALQPAAGRVRVFALGIDRAVNAGFLRRIASVGAGRCDLVESEDRLDGVVADLHRRIAPPVATGLTVTADRVELLADETAPGRAPDLFPGVPVTVAGRFAGRPAGDVRFTVTADGLTERVTATTVDSMAVRTVWARARVRDLEDSYASARPGDEELADRIVAVSLAHGVLSRFTAFVAVDRDRRTGSTSPQPVTQPVELPSGWAPQPAGGAMPMMAMRAATDLAAPAAGQAFGHAAPGPARAQGRRGGRGRESVAVPPVTDTYRPRVEELLERLDRDDHDALAADVDVLVDDLVSVGAPDAWCDALRDLARALRGEAGADLPSAVQAVRALLADGTQGTRGGDRRARFWRT, encoded by the coding sequence ATGACGCCGCCGTCGACCCGGCGACGCTGCGTGCGGCCGCGGAGCCGCTTCTGGACCACCTGCGCGCCGCCGGCGTGCTCGCCATCGACGTGTGAGGAGACGGATATGACGGTGACGGGAATCGAACCCACCGACCTCGGTGTGTGTGGTCGTCTCGGCGACGAACACGGGGCACTGCCGCTGACGGCGGTCGAGATCGAGGGCGACGTCTGCGAGCTCGTGGCGACGACGACCGTGCGCCAGACGTTCCGCAACACCCGCGACACGGCGCTCGAGGCGACGTACGTCTTCCCGCTGCCCGACCGCGCGGGCGTCACGTCCTTCGTCGCCGACCTGGCTGGGCGCGTGGTCGAGGGGCGGCTCGACGAGCGCGGCCGGGCCCGCCAGGAGTACGACGAGGCCGTGGCGGCGGGGCATCGCGCCGCGATCGCCGAGGAGGAGCGTCCCGGCGTGTTCACGATGCGGGTGGGCAACCTGCTGCCAGGCGAGGAGGCGGTGGTCACCCTCACGATGACCGGACCACTGCCGGTTGACGACGGCGTCGCCGAGTACCGCTTCCCGCTCGTCGTCGCCCCGAGATACGTCCCCGGTGTGCCACTCGGCGGCGCCGACGTGGGCACCGGCGTCGCGCGCGACACCGACCGCGTGCCCGACGCCAGCCGCATCACCCCGCCCGTCCTGCTACCGGGACAGGAGAGCCCCGTCGCGCTCTCGTTGCGGGCGACACTTCGCGTCCCCGGCCTGGCGACCGCCGATCTCGCCTCGACCCTGCACAACGTCGAGACGCGGGAGGCCGACGGCGCCGTCGAGGTGGAGCTGCGGCCGGGGGAGCGGCTCGACCGCGACGTGCTGCTGCGCTGGCCCGTCGCCGCCGACGTGCTGCGGACGACCGCGCTCGTCACCGTCGACGGCGACGGTGACGCGGCGGGTGGGACGTGGCAGGTCACCGTGGTGCCACCCGCGCCGCCCGCGACGAGCCGTCCGCGCGACGTCGTCGTGGTGCTCGACCGCTCCGGCAGCATGAGCGGCTGGAAGATGGTCGCGGCGCGCCGGGCGGCCGCCCGGGTGGTCGACACGCTCGGCACCCGGGACAGGTTCGCGGTGCTGGCGTTCGACAACACCGTCGAACGACCGCCGGAGGCGGAGGGACTCGCCGCGGCAACCGACAGGTCGCGGTGGTCCGCCGTCTCGTGGCTCGCCGAGCTCCAGGCGCGCGGTGGCACCGACCTGCTCGCGTCGCTGCGGGAGGCGGTCGGGTTGCTGGCGGACGACTCCGGCGAGTCCCGTGACCGGTACGTCGTCCTCGTGACCGACGGCCAGGTGGGCAACGAGGACGAGGTGCTGCGGGCGCTGCAGCCCGCGGCCGGGCGGGTCAGGGTCTTCGCGCTCGGCATCGACCGCGCCGTCAACGCCGGGTTCCTGCGCCGGATCGCGTCGGTCGGCGCCGGTCGGTGCGACCTGGTGGAGTCCGAGGACCGGCTCGACGGCGTCGTCGCGGACCTGCACCGCAGGATCGCGCCGCCCGTGGCCACCGGACTCACGGTGACCGCGGACCGCGTCGAGCTGCTCGCGGACGAGACGGCGCCTGGTCGCGCGCCCGACCTGTTCCCTGGCGTGCCCGTCACGGTGGCCGGACGGTTCGCGGGGAGACCCGCGGGCGACGTGCGCTTCACTGTCACGGCCGACGGCCTGACGGAGCGGGTGACCGCGACGACGGTCGACAGCATGGCGGTGCGCACGGTCTGGGCGCGTGCGCGGGTCCGCGACCTCGAGGACTCGTACGCGTCGGCGCGACCCGGCGACGAGGAGCTCGCCGACCGGATCGTCGCCGTGTCGCTGGCCCACGGCGTGCTGAGCCGGTTCACGGCGTTCGTCGCGGTCGACCGTGACCGCCGAACCGGCTCGACGTCACCGCAGCCGGTCACCCAGCCGGTCGAACTGCCCAGCGGGTGGGCGCCCCAGCCCGCGGGTGGCGCGATGCCGATGATGGCCATGCGGGCCGCGACCGACCTCGCCGCACCCGCCGCCGGCCAGGCGTTCGGCCACGCTGCGCCAGGTCCGGCGCGTGCGCAGGGACGGCGCGGCGGTCGTGGGCGGGAGTCGGTTGCGGTCCCGCCGGTCACGGACACGTACCGGCCGCGGGTCGAGGAGCTGCTGGAGCGGCTCGACCGGGATGACCACGACGCGCTTGCCGCCGACGTCGACGTGCTCGTCGACGACCTCGTCAGCGTCGGGGCGCCGGACGCGTGGTGCGACGCCCTGCGCGACCTCGCCCGCGCCCTGCGCGGCGAAGCGGGCGCCGACCTGCCGTCCGCGGTGCAGGCGGTCCGCGCCCTGCTGGCGGACGGCACGCAGGGCACGCGGGGTGGCGACCGGCGGGCCCGCTTCTGGCGGACCTGA
- a CDS encoding MerR family transcriptional regulator — protein sequence MTETYSLEELADGVGRALDALRLGVPNARVRARPDPRTIRYYTQLGLVDRPLPAAGRQARYGRRHLLQVVAVKRLQAAGVSLAEIQRRLTGAADEELYAAIGPGAEAVFADPTPRADAGGDGAGERPVAARSAAFWRAAPNPTPADPALPAAGARPDVRRQLVVPLAAGIELSVDLGTTDDAAVDPATLRAAAEPLLDHLRAAGVLAIDV from the coding sequence ATGACGGAGACGTACTCGCTGGAGGAGCTGGCCGACGGAGTCGGCCGGGCGCTCGACGCGCTCCGGCTCGGCGTCCCCAACGCCCGCGTCCGCGCGCGGCCCGACCCGAGGACGATCCGCTACTACACCCAGCTCGGCCTCGTCGACCGGCCGCTCCCGGCGGCCGGTCGGCAGGCGCGGTACGGGCGGCGGCACCTCCTCCAGGTGGTCGCGGTCAAGCGGCTGCAGGCCGCGGGCGTCAGCCTCGCCGAGATCCAGCGCCGCCTGACCGGGGCCGCCGACGAGGAGCTGTACGCCGCGATCGGCCCCGGCGCGGAGGCGGTGTTCGCGGACCCCACGCCCCGCGCGGACGCGGGCGGTGACGGTGCTGGCGAGCGGCCGGTGGCGGCGCGGTCCGCCGCGTTCTGGCGTGCGGCGCCGAACCCGACACCGGCGGACCCGGCACTTCCCGCCGCGGGCGCGCGGCCGGACGTGCGGCGCCAGCTGGTCGTACCGCTGGCCGCGGGGATCGAGCTCTCGGTCGACCTGGGCACCACCGATGACGCCGCCGTCGACCCGGCGACGCTGCGTGCGGCCGCGGAGCCGCTTCTGGACCACCTGCGCGCCGCCGGCGTGCTCGCCATCGACGTGTGA